A part of Fulvitalea axinellae genomic DNA contains:
- a CDS encoding DUF262 domain-containing HNH endonuclease family protein, whose product MEAKSTIRKMLAGNEIKVPDYQRAYSWDTPQPGVKSRKRTHTDVFLKDLEEHYNTASESQTTYYLGHFLFEKNGDTFYIIDGQQRLTTVTIFLSALFERLDEIKCFSTENSEDYILRKDTICFSTVQYDNIFFKDYVIHKSRLDTDGLETESARRIAQAFDYFRSELKDKSKEQLIGLLRIVSEATCTTHTVANETEAIQMFIFQNNRGKRPSNLEVIKAQFMYAVRLRANGDSDAKIQNIRQRFEDIYKAISHIEGYISEDDVLLYTFRVYVNSLWEDNPVGKVMAELKKDSALIFVENFTLALHQSFGRLKNFFSVEEKRSIAAHSLITLGNYATAIPFVIKAGLFNLAQDKKDQLYKSLEDLALRHSIIGTRGKITRRINDEFQGFSNEHIDITPILDQIERLKVSKEYWLSHWNNTALENALKGNVHIPAARFILWKYENHLISQGKGYAPKRFDDIQKPELEHIAPKTEPKEPRHGYGRYTERFKNEYLNNLGNYLLVSKSHNCQVGNVPFSKKHETYVHLRQQQEIRDMVPDAKRWSKNEIGQRQKKLSDFVLQNF is encoded by the coding sequence ATGGAAGCCAAAAGCACCATCAGAAAAATGCTAGCGGGCAACGAAATAAAAGTCCCCGATTACCAAAGAGCCTATTCTTGGGACACGCCTCAACCGGGAGTAAAGTCAAGGAAACGCACCCATACCGATGTTTTCCTCAAAGATCTTGAGGAACATTACAATACAGCCTCAGAGTCCCAAACAACCTACTATCTGGGACATTTCCTGTTTGAGAAAAATGGCGATACATTTTATATCATAGACGGCCAACAACGTCTAACCACGGTCACCATCTTTCTGTCAGCCTTGTTTGAAAGGCTAGATGAAATAAAATGTTTTTCGACCGAAAATTCGGAAGACTATATACTCCGAAAAGATACGATATGCTTTTCCACTGTTCAATATGACAATATTTTCTTCAAGGACTATGTTATTCATAAAAGTAGACTTGATACCGACGGCCTCGAGACCGAATCTGCCCGTAGAATAGCTCAAGCTTTCGATTATTTCAGGTCCGAGCTTAAAGATAAAAGCAAGGAACAATTAATCGGTCTTTTACGAATAGTTTCGGAAGCCACCTGCACTACCCACACTGTGGCTAACGAGACAGAAGCGATACAAATGTTCATATTCCAGAACAATCGTGGAAAACGCCCTTCAAACCTGGAAGTGATCAAAGCCCAATTTATGTACGCTGTACGCCTTCGTGCCAACGGTGACTCCGATGCGAAGATTCAAAATATCCGCCAACGTTTCGAAGATATCTACAAAGCCATTTCCCATATCGAAGGTTACATTAGCGAAGATGATGTCCTTCTTTATACATTCAGGGTATACGTGAATTCGTTATGGGAAGACAATCCCGTCGGAAAAGTCATGGCGGAGCTTAAAAAAGATTCCGCACTCATTTTTGTAGAGAACTTTACTCTGGCCCTACACCAATCCTTCGGAAGACTCAAAAATTTCTTTTCTGTGGAGGAGAAGAGGTCTATTGCTGCCCATTCGCTGATCACCTTGGGCAATTATGCTACAGCTATACCATTTGTTATAAAGGCGGGCTTGTTCAACTTGGCTCAAGATAAAAAAGATCAATTATACAAATCGCTTGAAGACCTAGCCTTGCGACATTCCATTATCGGAACCAGAGGAAAGATCACTCGACGAATTAATGATGAATTCCAAGGATTCTCAAACGAACACATTGACATTACCCCTATTCTAGATCAAATAGAACGACTCAAGGTTTCAAAAGAATATTGGTTAAGCCATTGGAACAACACGGCGCTCGAAAACGCCCTTAAAGGGAACGTACATATTCCTGCTGCCAGATTTATTCTCTGGAAATATGAAAATCATCTGATCAGTCAAGGGAAAGGTTACGCCCCAAAACGTTTCGATGATATACAAAAGCCCGAACTTGAGCATATAGCACCCAAAACAGAACCCAAAGAACCCAGGCATGGCTATGGGCGCTATACCGAAAGGTTTAAGAACGAATACCTGAATAATCTTGGAAACTACCTGCTAGTTTCCAAATCCCATAATTGCCAAGTAGGTAATGTTCCCTTTTCGAAAAAACATGAGACGTACGTCCACCTCCGCCAACAACAAGAAATCCGGGACATGGTTCCCGATGCCAAACGGTGGTCCAAAAACGAAATAGGGCAACGTCAAAAGAAGTTATCTGACTTTGTTCTGCAGAATTTTTAA
- a CDS encoding GIY-YIG nuclease family protein encodes MKKFPKTIKLFLIDGEADGRMTGELSNWTGKALRIPRILVKESYDRPELQNPGVYFLFGKDEDQRDLVYIGEAETIIQRLRQHLDKKEFWTEALIFISKDENLNKAHVKYLEHRLHQTARKAGRHRLENATVPAKTSISEAEQAEMEEFIENLKLLTAAIGHRVFEPLSPKTTAKQKKSELFRVKNSRGADATGTPTPKGFAVHKDSLMATDPVPSMSAGFRATRQKLLDDNTVILDQDGNLRFRKDHEFTSPSTAAAVLLGRNANGLIEWKRPDGTTLKQFESGPTEMPEPVIV; translated from the coding sequence ATGAAAAAATTCCCAAAAACCATAAAACTCTTCCTAATCGACGGCGAAGCCGACGGACGCATGACCGGAGAACTCTCCAACTGGACCGGCAAAGCCCTCCGCATCCCCCGTATCCTCGTCAAAGAATCCTACGACCGCCCCGAACTCCAAAACCCCGGCGTATATTTCCTCTTCGGAAAAGACGAAGACCAGCGCGACCTCGTCTACATCGGCGAAGCCGAAACCATCATCCAGCGCCTGCGCCAGCACCTCGACAAAAAAGAATTCTGGACCGAAGCACTAATCTTCATCAGCAAAGACGAAAACCTCAACAAGGCCCACGTCAAGTACCTGGAACACCGCCTCCACCAAACCGCCCGGAAAGCCGGCCGGCACCGGCTGGAAAACGCCACGGTGCCCGCCAAAACCTCCATCTCCGAAGCCGAACAGGCCGAGATGGAAGAATTCATCGAAAACCTCAAGCTCCTCACCGCCGCCATAGGGCACAGGGTATTCGAACCCCTAAGCCCGAAGACAACGGCCAAACAAAAAAAATCCGAACTCTTCCGCGTCAAAAACTCCCGTGGTGCCGACGCCACCGGAACACCCACCCCAAAAGGCTTCGCCGTACACAAAGACAGCCTCATGGCCACAGACCCCGTACCGTCCATGAGCGCCGGATTCCGGGCCACACGCCAAAAACTCCTCGACGACAACACCGTAATCCTGGACCAAGACGGCAACCTCCGCTTCCGCAAAGACCACGAATTCACCAGCCCCTCCACGGCCGCCGCCGTTCTGTTGGGCCGCAACGCAAACGGCCTAATCGAATGGAAACGCCCCGACGGCACCACCCTAAAACAATTCGAATCCGGCCCAACCGAAATGCCTGAACCGGTGATAGTTTAA
- a CDS encoding transposase — MQIDLRLIRLYSFIQECYDNELCWYCQRFSPNGHNGFFTDVELLTCYFFAMIEEEKHKMTGIHSYIQRYWKDWFPEIPSYQAFNNRMNRLSAVFPLFLERLSEIAMASCEHSNDFMMDSFPVILCSGKRNFSGHIWQANKGYCSSKSMYYHGVKVHCIGMRQVGCLPLPVWFQVTPASVHDAHPYKEAVRELKGANLFADKAYGGEENISLANDENVTLFSPVKDKRCEPDRERFFERAYRNVMGRAVSSVRQPIESLFNWIIEKVDIQNASKVRSSRGLDVHIMGRFSAALMIRLGFNSPFDVDFNY; from the coding sequence ATGCAAATCGACCTAAGACTTATTCGGCTCTACAGTTTCATTCAGGAATGCTATGATAACGAATTATGCTGGTATTGCCAACGTTTCAGCCCAAATGGGCATAATGGTTTCTTTACTGACGTTGAACTTCTTACGTGCTATTTCTTTGCGATGATAGAGGAAGAAAAACATAAAATGACCGGCATTCATTCGTATATCCAGAGGTACTGGAAAGATTGGTTTCCTGAAATCCCGAGCTATCAGGCGTTCAATAACCGGATGAATCGGTTGTCCGCCGTGTTCCCCTTGTTTCTTGAGCGATTGTCAGAAATCGCAATGGCCTCGTGCGAGCACTCGAACGACTTTATGATGGACTCGTTTCCTGTTATCCTTTGCAGTGGAAAGCGAAACTTTTCGGGGCATATATGGCAAGCCAACAAAGGATATTGCTCCAGCAAATCGATGTACTACCACGGAGTGAAGGTTCATTGCATTGGCATGCGCCAAGTTGGCTGTTTGCCTTTGCCTGTATGGTTTCAGGTTACGCCGGCATCCGTACACGATGCCCATCCATACAAAGAGGCTGTGAGAGAACTTAAGGGAGCTAACTTGTTCGCTGACAAGGCATACGGAGGCGAAGAGAACATCTCTTTGGCTAACGATGAGAATGTGACGCTGTTCAGTCCGGTAAAAGACAAAAGGTGCGAACCGGATAGGGAACGTTTTTTTGAAAGAGCCTATAGGAATGTAATGGGGAGGGCTGTATCCAGTGTCAGGCAACCTATCGAAAGCCTATTCAACTGGATAATAGAGAAAGTTGATATCCAAAATGCTTCGAAGGTCAGATCCTCACGGGGATTAGACGTGCATATTATGGGGAGATTTAGCGCAGCTCTGATGATTAGGCTGGGATTCAACTCTCCATTTGATGTTGATTTTAACTATTGA
- a CDS encoding S24 family peptidase: protein MNLVKTKSRILKFIENEGIKISDFLRRTEIKRGFLDKDKLDAAVSDLHLTKIIASFPQLSVDWLITGKGEMYSKTTQPQEVTNYLLHSDHGKEERLIPLYNIHATAGLVGLFQSPNQAEIVDTIKIPNLPKCDGAVFVTGDSMYPLLKSGDIVAYKQIHDFESEVFWGEMYLIAIEMASEEYVSVKFVQRSDKGDDYIKLVSQNQYHQPKDVHLSRVRAMALIKASVRLNSMG from the coding sequence ATGAATTTAGTAAAAACTAAGTCGAGAATATTGAAGTTTATTGAAAATGAGGGAATTAAAATCTCTGATTTTTTAAGAAGAACTGAAATAAAGCGAGGATTTTTAGATAAAGACAAGCTGGATGCCGCTGTCAGTGACCTTCATTTAACTAAAATAATCGCATCATTCCCCCAATTAAGCGTTGATTGGCTGATAACAGGAAAGGGGGAAATGTATTCGAAAACGACGCAACCCCAAGAAGTGACCAATTATTTGTTGCACAGCGACCACGGTAAGGAAGAGCGGTTGATTCCCTTGTATAATATTCATGCGACAGCCGGTTTGGTCGGCCTTTTTCAGTCGCCGAACCAAGCGGAGATTGTAGACACTATCAAGATCCCAAACTTGCCAAAATGTGACGGGGCCGTATTTGTGACGGGTGACAGTATGTATCCACTGTTGAAAAGCGGGGATATAGTCGCTTATAAACAAATCCATGATTTTGAGAGTGAGGTGTTTTGGGGAGAGATGTATCTGATTGCTATAGAAATGGCCTCTGAGGAATATGTTTCCGTGAAATTTGTCCAACGATCCGATAAAGGCGATGATTATATAAAGCTGGTGTCGCAGAACCAGTATCATCAGCCTAAGGACGTTCACCTCAGCAGAGTCCGGGCGATGGCCCTGATAAAAGCCTCGGTACGATTGAATTCAATGGGATAG
- a CDS encoding T9SS type A sorting domain-containing protein, whose product MEYLRILFTLLFVTLGVLAKAQTANPASGGGEASGSGGSASYTVGLVSYQFVIGPTVSVTEGVQQPYEVLESSKNKCTVILYPNPTPDVFKLDIIGDFNEKKVELRLQNLNGQIVQIRDVILNETFVPIVKLPESAYIVAVYSSGKKVCDSKIIIKNVK is encoded by the coding sequence ATGGAATACCTACGAATTCTCTTTACCCTTCTGTTCGTCACGCTTGGCGTACTGGCCAAAGCGCAAACGGCCAACCCCGCCAGCGGAGGCGGAGAAGCCTCCGGCTCCGGCGGTTCGGCAAGCTATACTGTAGGACTTGTCTCATACCAGTTCGTTATCGGACCTACCGTAAGCGTTACCGAAGGCGTACAACAGCCCTATGAGGTTCTGGAATCATCAAAAAATAAGTGTACAGTAATCCTATATCCAAACCCTACTCCCGATGTCTTCAAGCTTGATATCATAGGTGATTTTAACGAGAAAAAGGTTGAACTAAGATTACAAAATCTAAATGGTCAAATTGTACAAATTAGAGACGTGATATTAAACGAGACGTTTGTTCCTATCGTGAAATTACCCGAGTCAGCCTATATTGTGGCTGTTTATTCAAGTGGGAAAAAGGTATGTGACTCTAAAATTATTATAAAAAATGTAAAATAA
- a CDS encoding glycoside hydrolase family 76 protein yields the protein MENTIIGTQNLALFLEQAKTSIDLIFEMPAPEAWQHCEVIDAMIDYMLLSGDYSRADYAINHVRPTFGISGSDDLLWAAIAGIKAFYISGDVGYVNYADQQFKAMIDTYWDCRHGGGVLWQEGKPYKASISNELFLYLLTLMCQAKDDNKDYKEWIEYSWEWIKKKLIKGKAQPEGTIQDGVYYNKNAEGATWTYNQGVILGALANLYLMEKDESLRNEYLTEAKKIANTMKIQEGGESVSKMVNEHGILHEIKYPKMDDQNRRSFKGIFMRHLAYLASVLPEEDPDRKGYIEIITKSAIKVRDKAKESGGKINAYWYDTDRVPVYDTASQSSGTDLMNAMVQCRLVSGKSDWSYQRVLPNVGTGTSPAICEFNGKLYAVWKGTGDNRLWFASMDDPNGSWTPQHTISNAETTESPALAVFNGRLYCVFKGVGRDAEISYVCNDGDDNWSGKRTVSDGGSGVTPSLAVFENRLYCAWKGAKDSRLWYATMDTDESWTGQYYMGNDPVTQDSPELTVLGGRLYCFWKENERLCYRYKTEGRDWVGSWKVDNVKLRSVPTFSEFGGQGRGVYRNTEGKIGMITVTDCGGNEEFHDGNLFFMGTSRRPAIGIFQNQTYVFWSGASHRDADNICYIHTSLEKRISF from the coding sequence ATGGAAAATACAATTATTGGAACTCAGAACCTTGCTTTGTTCTTGGAGCAGGCAAAAACATCCATTGACCTGATTTTTGAAATGCCAGCGCCGGAAGCGTGGCAACATTGCGAGGTCATAGACGCCATGATCGATTATATGCTATTGTCTGGAGATTACTCTCGGGCTGACTATGCGATTAATCATGTTAGGCCTACTTTTGGAATCTCTGGCTCAGACGATCTGTTGTGGGCGGCCATTGCCGGAATCAAAGCTTTTTACATTTCTGGTGATGTCGGCTATGTGAATTACGCCGACCAGCAATTCAAGGCCATGATCGATACGTATTGGGATTGTCGTCATGGCGGGGGCGTTTTGTGGCAGGAGGGTAAACCTTACAAGGCATCCATTTCCAATGAGCTGTTCCTTTATTTGTTGACTTTAATGTGTCAAGCAAAAGATGACAACAAAGACTATAAGGAATGGATCGAATATTCGTGGGAGTGGATCAAAAAGAAATTGATTAAAGGTAAGGCACAACCTGAAGGTACTATTCAGGATGGTGTTTATTATAATAAAAATGCAGAAGGAGCCACGTGGACATATAACCAAGGAGTTATCTTGGGAGCTTTGGCCAACCTTTACTTGATGGAAAAGGACGAAAGTCTGAGAAACGAATATCTGACAGAAGCCAAGAAGATCGCTAATACGATGAAAATACAGGAAGGAGGGGAATCGGTTAGCAAAATGGTCAATGAACACGGAATCCTTCATGAGATTAAATACCCTAAAATGGATGACCAAAATAGACGAAGCTTTAAGGGGATCTTTATGAGGCATTTGGCGTACCTGGCTTCGGTATTGCCGGAAGAGGACCCAGACCGCAAGGGGTATATCGAAATAATAACTAAAAGTGCCATTAAAGTGAGGGATAAAGCCAAGGAGTCTGGAGGCAAGATCAACGCCTATTGGTATGATACTGATAGGGTTCCGGTTTACGATACCGCTTCCCAGTCTTCAGGAACCGATCTTATGAATGCGATGGTACAGTGCAGGTTAGTGTCTGGAAAGTCAGATTGGTCTTACCAGCGCGTGTTGCCAAATGTCGGAACAGGCACATCCCCTGCAATATGCGAGTTTAACGGAAAACTTTACGCTGTCTGGAAAGGTACTGGAGACAATCGCCTATGGTTCGCCTCCATGGATGATCCCAATGGGTCATGGACACCCCAACATACTATTTCAAACGCCGAAACTACCGAGAGCCCCGCCTTGGCGGTATTCAACGGAAGGTTGTATTGCGTATTCAAAGGGGTGGGGCGCGACGCCGAAATTTCCTATGTATGTAACGATGGGGACGATAATTGGAGTGGCAAAAGGACAGTAAGCGACGGAGGATCCGGCGTAACACCTAGTTTGGCCGTATTCGAAAACCGCCTTTATTGCGCTTGGAAAGGGGCTAAGGACAGTAGGTTGTGGTACGCCACCATGGATACTGACGAATCATGGACGGGACAGTATTATATGGGAAATGATCCGGTTACGCAGGATTCTCCAGAGCTGACCGTATTAGGCGGTCGCTTGTACTGTTTTTGGAAAGAAAATGAGCGATTGTGTTATCGCTATAAAACAGAAGGTAGGGATTGGGTCGGCTCTTGGAAAGTTGATAACGTAAAGTTAAGGTCGGTGCCTACCTTTTCGGAATTCGGAGGGCAAGGCCGTGGTGTATATCGCAACACGGAAGGGAAGATAGGTATGATCACGGTAACAGATTGTGGCGGAAACGAAGAGTTTCATGATGGAAATCTGTTCTTTATGGGAACCTCCAGAAGGCCTGCGATCGGTATATTCCAAAACCAAACCTATGTTTTCTGGTCTGGAGCTTCTCACCGTGATGCAGATAACATATGTTATATACACACGTCTTTAGAGAAGAGAATCTCCTTCTAG
- a CDS encoding pentapeptide repeat-containing protein: MSEAVFDNAIFNSTVEKKTMSGNGFSTDKSTEYIAKAHFQNANFYSETTFENTTFKDLADFSGATFHRPQTFLKTDLQGTTILSRARFKENLLFTYAKIEGNAIFRHTLFDKGLDLALANITGKLSFFKTEINTFPSQHLKEKTAYDNAVEQQSVIPYENQRETFRIIKDTLYSQNNRIEGLRFRRLELKAFEGELQQEKWSNPDKFINCLNGLSNKHGQDWIRSAWITLALILSFYCLLFVGIDWPYHWDWSGEANEKALTHFIRHLAQFALPTHKITFMEQYNPTPAFYIIDFLARIFIGYGIYQTVAAFRKFGKN, from the coding sequence ATGTCTGAAGCCGTTTTCGATAATGCCATATTCAATTCGACTGTGGAAAAGAAAACGATGAGCGGGAATGGGTTTTCGACAGATAAATCAACAGAATACATAGCCAAAGCCCACTTCCAAAACGCCAATTTTTATAGCGAAACTACTTTCGAAAACACGACGTTCAAAGATCTGGCGGACTTTTCCGGTGCCACCTTCCACCGTCCGCAAACCTTCCTCAAAACCGACCTACAAGGGACCACTATCTTATCCCGGGCCCGTTTCAAAGAAAACCTCCTCTTCACCTACGCCAAAATAGAGGGTAACGCCATATTTCGCCATACCCTATTCGACAAGGGCTTGGATCTCGCCTTGGCCAACATCACGGGAAAGCTCTCTTTCTTCAAAACAGAAATAAACACTTTCCCTTCCCAGCATCTCAAAGAAAAAACAGCTTACGACAATGCCGTAGAACAGCAATCGGTAATTCCCTACGAAAACCAGCGAGAGACCTTCCGAATCATCAAAGACACACTTTACAGCCAAAACAACCGAATCGAAGGTCTCAGATTCCGTCGCTTGGAGTTAAAGGCCTTTGAAGGCGAATTGCAACAGGAAAAATGGTCCAACCCCGACAAGTTTATTAATTGCCTCAATGGACTCAGTAACAAACACGGACAAGATTGGATACGCTCAGCTTGGATCACATTAGCTCTGATACTCTCTTTCTACTGCCTTCTATTCGTTGGGATTGATTGGCCCTACCATTGGGACTGGTCCGGCGAAGCGAACGAAAAAGCCCTGACTCATTTTATACGCCACTTGGCCCAGTTCGCCCTACCAACCCACAAGATTACCTTTATGGAACAGTACAATCCCACGCCCGCCTTCTACATTATTGATTTCCTCGCCAGAATATTTATTGGCTATGGTATCTACCAAACTGTCGCCGCCTTCCGTAAATTCGGAAAGAACTAG